TTATTTTCTTGCGCTACTGACAATAATTCTTTCATATTCATTAACATATCTATCTATCTCCTCTACTTTTTGTTACTGGAACCAGATAATCGGATATAATATCTAACCAATTCTATACTGTCTTTTTCTACTTGATCGACTAAATCATAATAGTTTATGTTAGCATCTTGCTGAAGCCGGCTTTTTACGGCATTAAGATTTGCATTCATAAAATCACAGCCAACGTTAATCTTATTTATGCCCTCTTTAACTGCCGTTAGAATGTTTTTTTCGCCCGAACCTGAACCGCCATGGAGCACCAAGGGCATTTGCGTCCTCTTCTTTATGTATTTTAGCCGTTCAAAATCAAATTCGGGTATCATACCTTGTGGATAGTTTCCATGTGAAGACCCAATCGAAATAGCTAATGCATCAATTCCTGTTTTTTGTGCAAATGTAACAGCATCATCGGGATCGCTGTACATGGATCCCTCAGTAAATTCGGCTTGCTCGGTACTGCCAATACAGCCTATTTCACCTTCTACACTTACACCTTTAGGAAAAGCATAATCTACAATTTCTTTTGTCATCGCAATATTGCCGGCCAAACCAAAGCGGGAAGCATCCACCATAACTGAAGAAAATCCGTCATCTATTGCTTTTTTTAATAACAATACATCTTTTCCATGATCAAAATTCAGAGCTACCTTTATCTCTGCTCTATTTGCCAGCATCTTAACTATTGGCGTCATTAACTGACTATCACAATGGTTAAGTAAATGATCCTGATAAAGATTAATAATAATCGGCGCATTTTCCTTTTCGGCCGCTCTTATTACTGTTCTTGCAGTCTCCAAATTAAAGCAGTTTATTGCCATTACTGCATAAAACTCGTTATTTGCTTTATTTAACATTTCTTTCATAGAAACATACATAGCGCATCCCCCCTCCTTAATTATTTTATACTAATGGCTGATAAATCAACCTCTTCCTCCTCATCAACTTTATTTGTGGTTTCGAGGGCATCTTTCTTTAAGAACACAAGTAATAATGCTGTAACGAGACTA
Above is a genomic segment from Pelorhabdus rhamnosifermentans containing:
- a CDS encoding class II fructose-bisphosphate aldolase, which produces MYVSMKEMLNKANNEFYAVMAINCFNLETARTVIRAAEKENAPIIINLYQDHLLNHCDSQLMTPIVKMLANRAEIKVALNFDHGKDVLLLKKAIDDGFSSVMVDASRFGLAGNIAMTKEIVDYAFPKGVSVEGEIGCIGSTEQAEFTEGSMYSDPDDAVTFAQKTGIDALAISIGSSHGNYPQGMIPEFDFERLKYIKKRTQMPLVLHGGSGSGEKNILTAVKEGINKINVGCDFMNANLNAVKSRLQQDANINYYDLVDQVEKDSIELVRYYIRLSGSSNKK